The following coding sequences lie in one Oncorhynchus gorbuscha isolate QuinsamMale2020 ecotype Even-year linkage group LG10, OgorEven_v1.0, whole genome shotgun sequence genomic window:
- the LOC124044969 gene encoding potassium voltage-gated channel subfamily A member 2-like — MTVATGDPGDDAYELEPDHECCERVVVNISGLRFETQRKTLSQFPETLLGDPKKRMRYFDPLRNEYFFDRNRPSFDAILYYYQSGGRLRRPVNVTLDIFSEEIRFYELGEEAMEIFREDEGFIKEEERPLPENEFQRQVWLLFEYPESSGAARIIAIISVMVILISIVSFCLETLPVFRNDHEDNNEFQPFNNSTSSYTSSYFTDPFFILETLCIIWFSFEFLVRFFACPSKAGFFGNIMNIIDIVAIIPYFITLGTELAEKPEDGQSGQQAMSLAILRVIRLVRVFRIFKLSRHSKGLQILGQTLKASMRELGLLIFFLFIGVILFSSAVYFAEADEADSQFSSIPEAFWWAVVSMTTVGYGDMVPTTIGGKIVGSLCAIAGVLTIALPVPVIVSNFNYFYHRETEGEEQAQYLNTPSVPKADSAEDLKKSGRSGSGSTLSKSDYMEIQEAALNHSTEDFRAERLKTGNCNANTLANTNYVNITKIRTDV; from the exons ATGACGGTTGCAACAGGTGACCCGGGGGACGACGCATACGAACTGGAACCGGACCACGAGTGCTGTGAGCGTGTAGTTGTCAACATCTCCGGGCTTCGCTTCGAGACGCAGCGGAAGACCCTCTCCCAGTTCCCTGAGACCCTGCTGGGGGACCCCAAGAAGAGGATGAG gtacttCGATCCTTTGAGGAACGAGTATTTCTTCGACAGGAACCGGCCCAGTTTCGACGCCATCCTCTACTACTACCAGTCAGGCGGGAGACTGCGTCGGCCGGTTAATGTCACTCTAGACATCTTCTCTGAGGAGATCCGCTTCTATGAGCTGGGAGAGGAGGCCATGGAGATCTTCAGGGAGGACGAGGGCTTCATTAAGGAAGAAGAGCGTCCTCTCCCGGAGAATGAGTTTCAGAGACAG GTGTGGCTGCTGTTCGAGTATCCTGAGAGTTCCGGCGCGGCCCGTATCATCGCCATCATCAGCGTCATGGTGATCCTGATCTCTATCGTGTCCTTCTGCCTGGAGACACTCCCAGTGTTCCGGAACGACCACGAAGATAACAATGAGTTCCAGCCCTTCAACAACTCCACCTCTTCCTACACGTCTTCCTACTTCACTGATCCCTTCTTCATCCTGGAGACGCTCTGCATCATCTGGTTCTCCTTTGAGTTCCTCGTCCGCTTCTTCGCGTGTCCTAGTAAAGCCGGGTTCTTCGGTAACATTATGAATATCATCGATATTGTGGCGATTATTCCATATTTCATCACGTTGGGCACAGAGCTGGCAGAGAAACCGGAGGACGGGCAGTCTGGGCAGCAGGCCATGTCCCTCGCCATCCTCAGGGTCATCCGTCTAGTCAGGGTATTCAGGATCTTCAAGCTGTCCAGACACTCCAAGGGGCTCCAGATCCTGGGCCAGACCCTGAAGGCCAGCATGCGAGAGCTTGGCCTTCTCATCTTCTTCCTCTTCATTGGAGTCATCCTCTTCTCTAGTGCTGTTTACTTCGCTGAGGCCGACGAGGCCGACTCCCAGTTCAGTAGCATTCCAGAAGCCTTCTGGTGGGCCGTGGTTTCCATGACCACCGTGGGCTACGGCGACATGGTGCCCACCACCATCGGCGGGAAAATCGTTGGATCGCTCTGCGCCATCGCCGGCGTGCTGACCATTGCGTTACCAGTTCCGGTCATCGTGTCCAACTTCAACTACTTCTACCACCGGGAGACTGAGGGTGAGGAGCAGGCGCAGTACCTGAACACACCCAGCGTGCCCAAGGCCGACTCAGCCGAGGACCTGAAGAAGAGCGGCCGCAGCGGGAGTGGATCCACCCTCAGTAAGTCAGACTACATGGAGATACAGGAAGCTGCACTGAACCACAGCACTGAGGACTTCAGAGCAGAGAGACTCAAGACAGGCAACT GTAATGCTAACACGCTGGCTAACACAAACTATGTCAACATCACCAAGATAAGAACGGACGTATAG